The following proteins are encoded in a genomic region of Emys orbicularis isolate rEmyOrb1 chromosome 19, rEmyOrb1.hap1, whole genome shotgun sequence:
- the RLN3 gene encoding relaxin-3, with translation MQKLLLALAFGMLLSEPRLGAEGRNPPYGVKLCGREFIRAVIFTCGGSRWRRAGDLDILSGPPAGEDSAEAASSEWDASRLPGTLPHQDLSSDYHERWRGKPGRGLAEESWPLERAVRDVMAGLSTSCCKWGCSKSEISSLC, from the exons atgCAGAAGCTCCTCCTGGCGCTGGCTTTTGGGATGCTGCTCTCGGAGCCGAGGCTGGGGGCTGAGGGCCGGAACCCACCCTACGGCGTCAAGCTGTGCGGGAGGGAATTTATCCGGGCCGTCATCTTCACCTGTGGGGGCTCCCGCTGGAGACGGGCAG GTGATCTCGATATCCTGAGCGGCCCCCCTGCAGGGGAAGACTCCGCAGAAGCCGCCTCCAGCGAGTGGGATGCCAGCCGCCTGCCCGGGACGCTGCCCCACCAAGACCTCTCCTCCGACTACCACGAGAGGTGGAGAGGCAAACCGGGCCGCGGCCTCGCCGAGGAGAGCTGGCCTCTGGAGCGCGCCGTCCGGGACGTCATGGCGGGGCTGAGCACCTCGTGCTGCAAGTGGGGGTGCAGCAAAAGCGAGATCAGCTCCCTGTGctag